DNA sequence from the Chitinophaga flava genome:
CATCACACCAACCAGAGGGCAATTAACAGTGTCCTGCTCACATAACAAAACTGAAACGTAATTTTGCTGTTTGCAAAGATATTAAAATAGTCCATAGTTGGCCGGTAAAACGGCAACAGCAGGCTATTATAAAAAACACGAATGGCTGGAATTTATTTACATATTCCCTTTTGTAAGCAGGCTTGTTATTACTGCAACTTCTATTTCTCTACTTCCCTGGCCGGAAAAGAAAAGATGGTGGAGAGCCTTTTGCAGGAAATCGACCTGCAGCGTAACTACCTCTCCGGTGAGCAGGTACAGACCATTTATTTTGGCGGAGGCACCCCCAGCCTGCTCAGTACAGCAGAGCTGAAGCAACTGTTATCCCACCTGTATAACACATTTGAAGTGGCTCCTGATGCGGAAATCACACTGGAAGCCAATCCTGACGACCTCGATATTCCTAAACTGGAGGCACTTCGGGATGCCGGTATCAACCGCCTCAGCATTGGTGTGCAGTCCTTCCACGAAACTGATCTTCGCTGGATGAACCGGGCCCACAACAGTCAGCAGGCGCTGGAATGTATCACCAATGCCCAGCAGCTGGGTTTCCGGAATATTACGATAGACCTGATCTATGGCGGTCCTACCCTCAGCGATGAAGGCTGGGAACAAAACGTACGGCAGGCCATTGCACTGGGCGTCCCACACCTGTCTTGTTATGCGCTGACGGTAGAACCCGGAACGGCACTGGACCATTTCATCCGCAAGAAAAAAATGGCTGCCACCGATCCGGATAAGGCAGCCCGTCATTTTGAGCAGCTGATGCAATGGCTGGAAGCAGCCGGCTATGAGCATTACGAGATATCCAATTTCGCACTGCCTGGCTGGTATTCCCGGCACAACAGCAGCTACTGGCAGGGCCGTTCCTATCTTGGTCTGGGGCCCTCCGCCCATTCCTTTAACGGCCATTCCCGGCAATGGAATGTGGCCAACAATGCGATCTACATGAAAAGCATTG
Encoded proteins:
- the hemW gene encoding radical SAM family heme chaperone HemW, giving the protein MAGIYLHIPFCKQACYYCNFYFSTSLAGKEKMVESLLQEIDLQRNYLSGEQVQTIYFGGGTPSLLSTAELKQLLSHLYNTFEVAPDAEITLEANPDDLDIPKLEALRDAGINRLSIGVQSFHETDLRWMNRAHNSQQALECITNAQQLGFRNITIDLIYGGPTLSDEGWEQNVRQAIALGVPHLSCYALTVEPGTALDHFIRKKKMAATDPDKAARHFEQLMQWLEAAGYEHYEISNFALPGWYSRHNSSYWQGRSYLGLGPSAHSFNGHSRQWNVANNAIYMKSIAAGQIPAEIENLTTAMQFNEYIMTSLRTSAGCDLEWVSGKFDAASMQHLEKESRQFISKGWMIQEGKYLRLTRAGRLFADGIAAELFLL